A window of Malania oleifera isolate guangnan ecotype guangnan chromosome 5, ASM2987363v1, whole genome shotgun sequence contains these coding sequences:
- the LOC131155648 gene encoding probable polyamine transporter At1g31830 produces the protein MKLRNTANRSPSVAMGEYNRSEYVDITEESSCTRGNNFRKVSLIPLIFLIFYEVSGGPFGVEDSVQAAGPLLALLGFVVFPFIWSIPEALITAEMGTMFPEDGGYVVWVSSALGPYWGFQQGWMKWLSGVIDNALYPVLFLDYLKSAIPALDGGWPRVVAVLALTFVLTYMNYRGLTIVGWTAVLLGVFSILPFVVMGLVAIPKLEPSRWLVVNLHDVNWNLYLNTLFWNLNYWDSVSTLAGEVNNPKKTLPKALFYALILVVLGYFFPLLIGTGAIPLERDLWTDGYFSDIAKMLGGTWLRFWIQAAAAMSNMGMFVTEMSSDSFQLLGMAERGMLPELFSRRSRYGTPLIGILFSASGVILLSWLSFQEIVAAENFLYCFGMILEFIAFVRLRMKYPAASRPYKIPVGTVGAFLMCIPPTILICVVLALASVKVMVVSLIAVAIGLVLQPCLKHVEKRRWLKFSISSDLPDLHGANHENSESLMS, from the exons ATG AAGTTGAGGAACACGGCCAATAGATCACCCTCCGTTGCAATGGGAGAGTATAATAGGTCAGAATATGTTGACATTACTGAAGAATCATCTTGTACTAGGGGAAATAATTTCAGGAAAGTTTCCCTTATACCCCTTATATTCctgattttttatgaggtttctGGAGGGCCATTTGGCGTTGAGGACAGTGTTCAAGCTGCTGGTCCCCTTCTGGCCCTTCTGGGCTTTGTAGTCTTCCCGTTCATATGGAGCATTCCTGAAGCTCTAATTACTGCAGAGATGGGTACCATGTTCCCTGAAGATGGTGGTTATGTTGTTTGGGTTTCGTCTGCCTTGGGGCCATACTGGGGTTTCCAGCAAGGTTGGATGAAATGGCTTAGTGGGGTTATTGATAATGCTCTGTACCCAGTTCTGTTTCTCGACTATCTGAAGTCAGCAATTCCGGCTTTAGATGGTGGCTGGCCCAGGGTTGTGGCAGTATTAGCTTTAACTTTTGTCCTCACTTACATGAACTATAGGGGTTTAACAATTGTGGGATGGACCGCTGTTCTGTTGGGTGTGTTTTCAATCCTTCCTTTTGTGGTTATGGGACTCGTGGCAATTCCGAAGTTGGAGCCTTCAAGATGGTTGGTGGTAAATCTGCATGATGTGAACTGGAATTTGTATTTGAACACTTTATTTTGGAATCTAAATTATTGGGATTCAGTGAGTACACTTGCTGGAGAGGTGAATAACCCAAAGAAAACCCTCCCAAAGGCTTTGTTTTATGCGTTGATCCTAGTTGTTCTTGGTTATTTCTTTCCTCTTTTAATTGGTACTGGAGCAATTCCACTTGAGCGTGACTTGTGGACTGATGGGTATTTCTCAGATATTGCCAAAATGCTTGGTGGAACATGGTTGCGATTTTGGATCCAAGCGGCTGCAGCAATGTCAAATATGGGAATGTTTGTGACTGAGATGAGCAGTGACTCCTTCCAACTTCTGGGTATGGCAGAACGAGGAATGCTTCCCGAACTCTTCAGCAGGAGGTCACGTTATGGAACTCCTTTGATTGGGATTTTGTTTTCAGCTTCTGGCGTGATTTTGCTTTCATGGCTGAGCTTTCAAGAGATAGTGGCTGCAGAAAATTTCTTGTATTGTTTTGGAATGATTTTGGAGTTTATAGCATTTGTGCGGTTAAGGATGAAATACCCGGCTGCATCACGGCCTTACAAGATACCTGTGGGTACAGTTGGAGCCTTTCTTATGTGCATCCCTCCGACCATTTTGATTTGTGTTGTCTTGGCTCTTGCTTCTGTCAAAGTCATGGTTGTAAGCCTAATTGCCGTAGCTATTGGTCTTGTACTCCAGCCTTGTCTGAAGCATGTCGAGAAAAGGAGATGGCTGAAGTTCTCCATAAGTTCTGATCTTCCTGATCTTCATGGTGCTAATCATGAGAATTCTGAATCTTTAATGAGCTGA
- the LOC131156327 gene encoding large ribosomal subunit protein eL13z: MVKHNNVVPNGHFKKHWQNYVKTWFNQPARKTRRRLARQKKAVKTFPQPTAGPLRPIVHGQTLKYNMKVRAGRGFSLEELKAAGIAKKFARTIGIAVDHRRKNRSLEGLQANVQRLKTYKAKLVVFPRRARKVKAGDSTPEELATATQVQGLYMPIAREQPTVELVKVTDEMKSFKAYAKLRLERTNQRHVGVRMKRAAEAEKEEKK; the protein is encoded by the exons ATGGTTAAGCATAACAATGTTGTGCCAAATGGGCACTTCAAGAAGCACTGGCAGAATTATGTCAAAACTTGGTTTAACCAGCCCGCCCGCAAAACAAGACGACGGTTAG CTAGGCAAAAGAAGGCTGTGAAGACATTTCCACAGCCCACAGCGGGACCACTTCGACCTATCGTCCATGGACAAACCCTGAAGTATAACATGAAAGTTAGGGCAGGCCGGGGATTTTCTCTTGAAGAGCTTAAG GCAGCAGGCATTGCAAAAAAATTTGCTCGAACCATTGGCATTGCTGTTGATCATCGTCGCAAGAATCGCTCTCTTGAAGGTCTTCAAGCTAATGTGCAGAGGCTAAAGACATACAAGGCTAAGCTGGTTGTCTTTCCAAGGCGTGCAAGAAAAGTCAAG GCTGGTGATTCTACTCCTGAGGAACTTGCAACGGCCACACAGGTCCAAGGTCTTTACATGCCGATTGCAAGGGAGCAGCCCACCGTTGAGCTTGTGAAGGTCACCGATGAGATGAAATCATTTAAAGCCTACGCCAAGCTGCGGCTAGAACGAACGAATCAACGCCATGTTGGTGTCAGGATGAAGAGGGCTGCTGAGGCAGAGAAGGaagaaaagaagtaa
- the LOC131155903 gene encoding probable polyamine transporter At1g31830, whose amino-acid sequence MSQEASHQPTAAGDESSNTRGNNFRKVSLIPLIFLIFYEVSGGPFGVEDSVQAAGPLLGFVVFPFIWSIPEALITAEMGTMFPEDGGYVVWVSSALGPYWGFQQGCMKWLSGVIDNALYPVLSLDYLKSAIPALDGGWPRVVASLALAFVLTYMNYRGLTIVGWTAVLLGVFSILPFVVMGLVAIPKLEPSRWLVVNLHDVNWNLYLNTLFWNLNYWDSVSTLAGEVRPIFHMINKFGL is encoded by the coding sequence ATGAGCCAAGAAGCATCACATCAACCGACCGCCGCCGGCGACGAATCATCTAATACTAGGGGAAATAATTTCAGGAAAGTTTCCCTTATACCCCTTATATTCctgattttttatgaggtttctGGAGGGCCATTTGGCGTCGAGGACAGTGTTCAAGCAGCCGGTCCCCTTCTGGGCTTTGTAGTCTTCCCGTTCATATGGAGCATTCCTGAAGCTCTAATTACTGCAGAGATGGGTACCATGTTCCCTGAAGATGGTGGTTATGTTGTTTGGGTTTCGTCTGCCTTGGGCCCATACTGGGGTTTCCAGCAAGGTTGCATGAAATGGCTGAGTGGGGTTATTGATAATGCTCTGTACCCAGTTCTGTCTCTTGACTATCTGAAGTCAGCGATTCCGGCTTTAGATGGTGGCTGGCCCAGGGTTGTGGCATCATTAGCTTTAGCTTTTGTCCTCACTTACATGAACTATAGGGGTTTAACAATTGTGGGATGGACGGCTGTTCTGTTGGGTGTGTTTTCAATCCTTCCATTCGTGGTTATGGGACTTGTGGCAATTCCGAAGTTGGAGCCTTCAAGATGGTTGGTGGTAAATCTGCATGATGTGAACTGGAATTTGTATTTGAACACTTTATTTTGGAATCTAAATTATTGGGATTCAGTGAGTACACTTGCTGGAGAGGTGAGACCCATTTTTCATATGATAAATAAATTTGGATTGTGA